The Dehalococcoidia bacterium genomic interval GTTGCAGCCTCTTGTGCCGCAGTACGACGCACTCATTTCCGCCGAGAAGCTGCTCGGCGAAGCGAATATTGAACTGCACTCGTTGGCGCAGGATCGCCCGGACGAGCACCAACCGCAGCACAACGGCTGGGGTGATGCGCAGCCGCAGCAACAGGAGCAGGAGCAGGAGCATCCCTGGGGCGGCTGAACGTTGGAAGCGTGAAGCGAGAGGCGGGAAGCAGGATCAACGCCTCCGTTGAGCCGTCGGTGCAACAGGCCGTTGGTGCAATCGGCCTCCGTCCTCCGTCACACCGCTTCCCGCTACTATCACGTAGCCTATGCGCTGCCGCGGCGCTGACGTAGCATGTAATGGAGGCAGGAGACACATCCTGCCTTCGTCATGTCCGGCGCATCTGCATCGACCGAAGCCCTCCAGAAAGGGACAGCGATGACAAGCGAAGTCGAGACGAAGCACCCCGTCCAGATCATGGACGGCCTGTTGCAACTCAAAGTCCCGATCCCCAACAACCCGCTCGGGTGGGTGCTCCCGTACCTCATCGAGGGGCACGACGGCTGGACGCTCGTCGACTCCGGGTGGAACGTGCCGGAGGCGTGGGATGCTCTGGAACAGCAACTGCGCGACGCCGGAGTAACGTTCGACAAGCTGAAGACGCTGCTGGTCACGCACATCCATCCCGACCACTACGGGCTTGCCGGGCGCGTGAAGGAGCATAGCGGCGCCAAGGTCATCGTCCACCAGCGCGAACGCGATCTGATCCGTTCGCGCTACCGTGATCCGTCGCAACTGCTGGCGACGATGGGCGACTGGCTGATCATGAACGGCGTGCCGAGAAGTTCGATGGAAGACCTCAAGGCGTCGGCGATGCCGGTGCGCGCGTATGTGGACCCCGTCGAACCCGATGAGGTCGTGTGGGGCGGCGAACGCCTGCCGATCGGCCGCTTCGAGTTCGAGGTGTGGTGGACGCCCGGGCATTCGCCCGGCCACATCTGCTTTCTCGAGCGCGGCAAGAAGTTCATTCTCACGGGGGACCACGTGCTCCCCACGATCACGCCGAACATCAGCCTGCATCCGCAGCAGCAGGGCAACCCGCTGGGCGACTACATCGCATCGCTCGAACGGCTTGAGGATCTCGACGTCGAACAGGTGCTTCCCGCGCACGAG includes:
- a CDS encoding MBL fold metallo-hydrolase — translated: MTSEVETKHPVQIMDGLLQLKVPIPNNPLGWVLPYLIEGHDGWTLVDSGWNVPEAWDALEQQLRDAGVTFDKLKTLLVTHIHPDHYGLAGRVKEHSGAKVIVHQRERDLIRSRYRDPSQLLATMGDWLIMNGVPRSSMEDLKASAMPVRAYVDPVEPDEVVWGGERLPIGRFEFEVWWTPGHSPGHICFLERGKKFILTGDHVLPTITPNISLHPQQQGNPLGDYIASLERLEDLDVEQVLPAHEFMFNDLKARLRSIELHHRERLDEMIAAIGRAQKTAYDVAAKVKWATGDFSTFSSWMQRAAIGETIAHLDYLVIEGVLAKFMQEGVQYYKKSGND